A single Rhizobium etli CFN 42 DNA region contains:
- a CDS encoding IS110-like element ISRel9 family transposase, with protein sequence MEPASIHPTAVRIDLGAIFVSLELSRSTWLITSLSPGSGEKMSKHVVAGGNVAELLDRFEQLQQKARLRTGKLFPIVTIQEAGLDGFWIHRVLETHGIESYVVDAASIATSRRRRRAKTDKIDGEALTRTLLAFKRGEPRVCAMVRAPDPKDEDRRRICRERKVLIAERVRHVNRVKGLLFAQGVSGYQPLRKDRRQRLEELQTGDGRELPKHLKAQINRELDRLELLLEQIAAVESERNSLLSMDEQPAVEATSPAAMLLSLKGVGAEFAAVLWTEALSRHFDNRRQIAAYAGLTPTPWMSGTIDHEQGVSKAGNPRLRTTMIQLSWLWLRNQPASALSRWFVDRVQSNGGRLKKAAIVALARKLLIALWKFVTAGVVIEGAVMKTA encoded by the coding sequence ATGGAACCTGCATCCATTCATCCGACCGCTGTCCGCATTGATCTTGGCGCAATTTTTGTATCATTGGAACTGAGCCGATCGACCTGGTTGATCACTTCGCTGTCGCCTGGCAGTGGCGAGAAGATGTCGAAGCACGTAGTGGCCGGTGGCAATGTAGCCGAGCTGCTGGATCGATTTGAGCAGCTACAACAGAAGGCGCGGTTGAGAACAGGGAAGTTATTTCCCATCGTGACGATCCAGGAGGCAGGATTGGACGGCTTCTGGATACACCGCGTGCTGGAGACTCACGGCATCGAAAGTTACGTCGTCGACGCAGCTTCGATCGCGACTTCCCGTCGACGTCGGCGTGCCAAGACCGACAAGATCGATGGAGAGGCTCTGACGCGCACATTGCTTGCATTCAAGCGCGGCGAGCCTCGCGTATGTGCGATGGTCAGAGCGCCAGATCCGAAGGACGAAGATCGACGTCGGATTTGCCGGGAACGCAAAGTTTTGATTGCTGAGCGGGTCAGGCATGTCAATCGCGTGAAGGGGCTACTCTTCGCTCAAGGCGTCAGCGGCTATCAACCGCTCCGTAAGGATCGCCGTCAGCGGCTGGAGGAACTCCAGACCGGAGATGGGCGCGAGTTACCGAAACACCTGAAGGCTCAAATCAATCGCGAACTCGACCGTCTCGAGTTGCTGCTAGAACAGATCGCTGCAGTGGAGAGCGAGCGTAATTCTCTCCTATCGATGGACGAGCAGCCAGCGGTTGAGGCAACCTCGCCCGCAGCGATGCTGCTGTCCTTGAAGGGTGTTGGCGCTGAATTTGCCGCCGTTCTTTGGACCGAAGCCCTGTCCCGGCATTTTGATAATCGGCGGCAGATTGCCGCCTATGCAGGTTTGACACCAACCCCATGGATGAGCGGGACCATCGACCACGAACAGGGTGTCTCAAAGGCAGGAAACCCTCGGCTGCGCACCACGATGATCCAACTGTCTTGGTTGTGGCTACGCAATCAGCCAGCATCAGCGCTTAGCCGTTGGTTTGTGGATCGGGTTCAGTCGAATGGTGGACGCTTAAAAAAAGCCGCGATAGTGGCCCTGGCGCGCAAACTCCTTATCGCACTGTGGAAGTTTGTCACCGCGGGTGTTGTCATCGAGGGGGCTGTCATGAAGACCGCCTGA
- a CDS encoding DUF3991 and toprim domain-containing protein — protein MKRREIEALRELVSCAAVLEHAGFAIDAKESTRRAVKFRRGGEIVIVTYEGRGWFDPLSDAKGDVFRLVEHLDRVGFLEGAERVAALVGFRITEPEWQPAKDGERCDLSLSDRWQTRRRLWPGSASWRYLNGERHVPTYVLQAAIKADLLREGPQGSMWAAHRDQAGVLTGWEARGPQYRGFASGGTKVLFRFGSDSASRLAVTEAAIDAMSLAAIEGLREGTLYFSTGGGWSPATEAALRELAAKTGVQMVAATDANPQGDMFAERLRTLADDAGCDWTRLRPPEDDWNETLKIRDKEKRERMEGGGVPHARRLRQGRLRPAEPALDADGRDAGGSEGVMKG, from the coding sequence ATGAAGAGAAGAGAGATAGAAGCGTTGCGCGAGCTGGTCAGCTGTGCGGCGGTGCTTGAGCATGCCGGGTTTGCAATAGACGCGAAGGAAAGCACACGGCGGGCAGTCAAATTCCGCCGCGGCGGCGAGATCGTCATCGTCACCTATGAAGGACGCGGATGGTTCGATCCTTTGTCCGACGCGAAAGGCGATGTGTTCCGGCTCGTCGAGCATCTCGATCGGGTCGGCTTTCTCGAAGGCGCCGAGCGGGTCGCGGCTCTCGTCGGGTTTCGGATCACGGAGCCGGAGTGGCAGCCCGCGAAAGATGGCGAGAGATGCGACCTATCCCTTTCCGATCGTTGGCAGACCCGCCGTCGTCTGTGGCCAGGTTCCGCGTCATGGCGATACCTCAATGGCGAGCGCCACGTGCCAACTTACGTGCTGCAAGCGGCGATTAAAGCTGACCTTCTGCGAGAGGGTCCGCAAGGCAGCATGTGGGCGGCGCACCGAGACCAGGCGGGGGTCTTGACCGGCTGGGAAGCGCGGGGTCCGCAATACCGGGGTTTTGCATCCGGAGGAACCAAGGTTCTTTTCCGTTTCGGTTCGGACAGCGCTTCGCGCCTGGCCGTCACGGAAGCCGCGATCGATGCCATGAGCCTCGCGGCGATCGAGGGTTTGCGGGAGGGCACGCTTTATTTCAGCACCGGCGGGGGATGGTCGCCGGCCACGGAGGCAGCGTTGCGGGAGCTGGCCGCGAAAACTGGCGTCCAGATGGTAGCGGCGACGGACGCCAATCCGCAGGGCGACATGTTTGCCGAACGGCTGCGGACGCTTGCCGACGATGCCGGCTGCGACTGGACACGGCTTCGGCCGCCGGAAGATGACTGGAACGAAACCCTGAAGATCAGGGATAAGGAAAAGAGGGAAAGGATGGAAGGAGGAGGCGTGCCGCATGCGCGCCGCCTGCGTCAAGGGAGGCTTCGCCCGGCGGAACCGGCCCTTGACGCTGACGGTCGCGATGCCGGCGGCAGCGAAGGGGTCATGAAGGGCTGA
- a CDS encoding DUF7007 domain-containing protein produces the protein MTMLPSQSFEVSAPDASGAEFGRSADGMAVARVGDHVFALVPARDGRYFLASAWRVSRPLSELKRDDFYSHHGSVEGEAAFRNRMIEQAGHSRELRLLSRQTVRVTCSTPWGPSQGATVYADGIVCHTTAGHGGFRLSDARNAKVHPMLRTDGGWYEEDAAWAIVALTYPDLFTTYERKCADKTIRDSWPDAWETIFGRSLAPGESYEKDAQAFAREHLGDWIVIAALRSDHHPGMTEVIATIGGTRGERVEERRFLVPSDEYVVGRFGFIIDETRHAIYEGSSSFAAWRGRAA, from the coding sequence ATGACTATGCTTCCTTCGCAATCCTTCGAAGTCTCCGCCCCTGACGCATCAGGGGCGGAGTTCGGCAGAAGCGCCGACGGCATGGCTGTCGCGCGTGTCGGCGATCACGTCTTTGCTTTGGTTCCCGCCCGGGATGGCCGGTATTTTCTTGCCAGCGCCTGGCGCGTGTCACGGCCGCTTTCCGAACTGAAGCGCGATGATTTCTATTCGCACCACGGCTCTGTCGAGGGCGAAGCCGCTTTCCGCAACCGCATGATCGAACAGGCCGGACACAGCCGGGAACTGCGGCTGCTATCCCGCCAGACCGTCCGGGTGACCTGCAGCACGCCATGGGGGCCGTCGCAGGGCGCCACCGTCTACGCGGACGGAATTGTCTGTCATACGACGGCAGGTCATGGCGGCTTCAGGCTCTCCGACGCCCGCAATGCCAAGGTCCACCCGATGCTCAGGACAGATGGTGGCTGGTATGAAGAGGACGCCGCCTGGGCAATCGTCGCCCTCACGTATCCCGACCTGTTCACGACCTATGAGCGCAAGTGCGCCGACAAGACGATCCGCGACAGCTGGCCGGATGCCTGGGAAACGATCTTCGGTCGGTCGCTCGCACCCGGCGAATCGTACGAGAAGGACGCCCAGGCGTTCGCACGGGAACATCTCGGCGACTGGATCGTCATCGCGGCACTTCGTTCGGACCATCATCCTGGTATGACCGAGGTGATCGCCACCATCGGCGGCACGCGCGGCGAGCGAGTGGAAGAGCGCCGGTTTCTGGTGCCGAGCGACGAGTATGTGGTCGGCCGCTTCGGATTCATCATCGATGAGACACGGCATGCCATCTATGAGGGTTCCTCCAGCTTCGCCGCATGGCGCGGGAGGGCGGCATGA
- a CDS encoding DEAD/DEAH box helicase family protein, whose protein sequence is MSNDPFTLDMFGSSALSSGLGLGVTAFGGFAANDDEPNPTPPSPAPARALPATNRPVPRKQGQRTNFYFDDGDRELAATWKERARINVAAILTANEIEKMNLPATPAAQARLIRFTGFGAGELANGMFRRPGEPDFRAGWDDLGNSLETAVSEGEYASLARCTQYAHFTPEFVIRAIWMGIQRLGWRGGRVLEPGIGTGLFPALMPKQYRQLSYVTGIELDPVTARIVKQLQPKARIINGDFARTDLNAIYDLAIGNPPFSDRTVRSDRQYRSLGLRLHDYFIARSIDLLKPGALASFVTSAGTMDKVDGTAREHIAQSADLIAAIRLPEGSFRRDAGTDVVVDVLFFRKRKAGEPEGDVSWLDLEEVRPAAEDEGAIRVNRWFAQHPDFVLGDHALTSGPFGETYTCRPRADEELDAALTGAIALLPEGLYDGEPTAIDIDLEDELAEIVDLRPDNAMVREGSYFVDVGHDLMQVVDGEPIPVQVRKARSGEGVSEKHVRIIRKLIPIRDAVRDVLKAQELDRPWRELQVRLRIAWSSFVRDFGPINHTTVSIMEDETTGEVRETHRQPNLMPFRDDPDCWLVASIEDYDLETDTARPGPIFSERVIAPPSPPVITSAADALAVVLNERGRLDLDHIAELLHCDTDAVLDALGDAIFRDPADGSWQTSDAYLSGAVRTKLEIAEAAAGLDAAYDRNVRALQAVQPVDLRPSDITARLGAPWIPAADIVEFVQETMGAEIRIHHMPELGSWTVEARQLGWTAAGTSEWGTDRRHAGELLADALNSRVPQIFDVFKDADGERRVLNVVDTEAARDKLQKIKQAFQNWVWTDPDRTDRLARVYNDRFNNIAPRKFDGSHLKLPGASGAFVLYGHQKRGIWRIISSGSTYLAHAVGAGKTMTMAAAIMEQRRLGLIAKAMVVVPSHCLAQAAREFLALYPNARILVADETNFTKEKRARFLSRAATATWDAIIITHSAFRFIAVPPAFEQQMIQDELELYEELLTKVDSEDRVSRKRLERLKEGLKERLEALSTRKDGLLTISEIGVDQIIVDEAQEFRKLSFATNMSTLKGVDPNGSQRAWDLYVKSRFIETKNPGRALVLASGTPITNTLGEMFSVQRLLGHAALAERGLHEFDAWASTFGDTTTELEIQPSGKYKPVSRFASFVNVPELIAMFRSFADVVMPADLRDYVKVPDISTGRRQILTAKPTQAFKNYQVILDARIKAIEMREGPAQPGDDILLSVITDGRHAAIDLRLVDADNDNEPDNKLNLLVQNAFRIWQETSQSTFVRPDGKPYDLSGAAQMIFSDLGTINVEKSRGFSAYRWIRDELVRLGVPASEIAFMQDYKKTEAKQRLFADVRAGKIRFLIGSSDTMGTGVNAQLRLKALHHLDVPWLPSQIEQREGRIVRQGNQHDEVDIFAYATQGSLDASMWQNNERKARFIAAALSGDTSIRRLEDLGEGAANQFAMAKAIASGDERLMQKAGLEADIARLERLRAAHDDDQYAVRRQIRDAERDIEISERRIMEIGKDIDRLVPTAADAFAMTIVGKAHHERKLAGRALMKEILTLVQLQQEQEVVIASIGGFDLVYSGERFGKGDDYRYSTLLQRTGADYEIELPVTVTPLGAVSRLEHALEGFGEEQERYRHRLYDAHRRLASYRSRKGGLFAFSEELAEKRRQLWDVDEALAAVAREEGLSASEAA, encoded by the coding sequence ATGAGCAACGATCCCTTCACCCTCGATATGTTTGGTAGCAGCGCTTTGTCATCAGGACTTGGTCTTGGCGTCACCGCGTTCGGCGGTTTCGCCGCCAACGACGACGAGCCCAACCCGACCCCGCCCTCTCCTGCGCCGGCGCGGGCTCTGCCGGCGACCAACCGGCCGGTCCCGCGAAAGCAAGGGCAGCGCACCAACTTCTATTTCGACGATGGCGACCGCGAGCTCGCCGCGACGTGGAAGGAGCGGGCACGCATCAATGTCGCGGCCATCCTCACCGCAAACGAAATCGAGAAGATGAACCTGCCGGCGACCCCGGCCGCGCAGGCGAGGCTGATCCGCTTCACTGGTTTCGGCGCCGGTGAGCTTGCGAATGGCATGTTCCGGCGGCCGGGAGAACCCGACTTCCGCGCAGGCTGGGACGATCTCGGCAACTCGCTGGAGACAGCGGTCAGCGAGGGCGAGTACGCGTCGCTCGCCCGTTGCACCCAATATGCCCACTTCACCCCCGAATTCGTCATTCGGGCAATCTGGATGGGCATTCAACGTCTCGGCTGGCGCGGCGGCCGCGTGCTGGAGCCGGGTATCGGCACCGGGCTCTTTCCTGCGCTGATGCCGAAACAATATCGCCAACTGAGCTACGTCACCGGGATCGAGCTCGATCCCGTCACGGCCCGTATCGTGAAACAGCTCCAGCCGAAGGCGCGCATCATCAATGGAGACTTCGCGCGCACCGACCTCAATGCGATCTACGATCTTGCCATCGGCAACCCGCCCTTCTCCGACCGGACCGTTCGCTCCGACCGGCAATATCGTTCGCTGGGCCTTCGGCTGCACGATTACTTCATCGCCCGGTCGATCGATCTCCTGAAACCGGGCGCCCTGGCCTCCTTTGTCACCAGCGCCGGCACCATGGACAAGGTGGATGGCACTGCCCGCGAGCATATCGCCCAGTCCGCCGACCTAATCGCCGCGATCCGACTGCCCGAAGGCAGTTTTCGGCGCGACGCCGGAACCGACGTCGTGGTCGACGTCCTCTTCTTCCGTAAGCGCAAAGCAGGCGAGCCGGAAGGCGACGTTTCGTGGCTCGACTTGGAGGAAGTCCGACCGGCTGCCGAGGACGAGGGGGCGATCCGCGTGAACCGGTGGTTCGCGCAGCATCCGGACTTTGTTCTCGGCGATCATGCCCTGACCTCCGGCCCGTTCGGGGAGACCTATACGTGCCGGCCACGCGCCGACGAGGAGCTCGACGCGGCACTGACTGGAGCCATCGCGCTTCTTCCAGAAGGCCTTTATGACGGCGAACCGACGGCCATCGACATCGATCTGGAGGATGAGCTTGCCGAGATCGTCGATCTCCGGCCCGACAACGCCATGGTGCGCGAGGGCAGCTATTTTGTCGATGTTGGGCATGATCTCATGCAGGTCGTCGATGGCGAGCCTATTCCTGTTCAGGTGCGCAAGGCCCGCAGCGGCGAGGGAGTTTCGGAAAAGCATGTCCGGATCATTCGCAAACTGATCCCGATCCGCGATGCCGTGCGCGACGTCCTGAAAGCCCAGGAACTGGACCGGCCGTGGCGCGAGCTGCAGGTGCGGCTGCGCATCGCCTGGTCGAGCTTCGTCCGCGATTTTGGCCCGATCAACCACACCACTGTTTCGATCATGGAGGATGAGACGACCGGCGAGGTTCGTGAAACCCATCGCCAGCCGAACCTTATGCCCTTCCGCGATGACCCCGATTGCTGGCTGGTCGCCTCCATCGAGGACTATGACCTCGAAACCGATACCGCCAGGCCCGGGCCGATTTTCTCCGAGCGCGTCATCGCGCCCCCTTCCCCGCCCGTCATCACCTCCGCCGCCGATGCCTTGGCCGTCGTCCTCAACGAGCGCGGTCGGCTCGATCTCGATCATATCGCCGAGCTTCTGCATTGCGACACGGATGCGGTTCTCGATGCGCTCGGTGACGCAATCTTTCGCGATCCGGCCGATGGCTCCTGGCAAACTTCGGACGCCTATCTCTCCGGCGCCGTGCGCACCAAGCTTGAGATTGCGGAAGCCGCCGCCGGCCTCGATGCTGCCTATGATCGAAACGTCCGTGCGCTTCAGGCGGTGCAGCCCGTCGACCTTCGCCCCTCGGACATCACTGCTCGGCTGGGTGCGCCCTGGATTCCAGCTGCCGATATCGTCGAGTTCGTGCAAGAGACGATGGGTGCGGAGATCAGGATCCACCACATGCCGGAACTGGGCTCCTGGACCGTCGAGGCGCGGCAGCTCGGATGGACGGCGGCAGGCACGTCCGAATGGGGCACCGATCGCCGGCACGCCGGCGAACTGCTTGCCGATGCGCTGAACAGCCGCGTGCCGCAGATCTTCGACGTGTTCAAAGACGCCGATGGTGAGCGGCGCGTTCTGAACGTCGTCGATACCGAGGCCGCCCGCGACAAGCTCCAGAAGATCAAGCAGGCGTTTCAGAATTGGGTCTGGACCGATCCTGATCGCACCGACCGACTGGCGCGGGTCTACAACGACCGCTTCAACAACATCGCCCCACGAAAATTCGACGGCTCGCACCTGAAACTTCCCGGCGCCTCTGGCGCCTTTGTTCTTTATGGGCACCAGAAACGCGGCATCTGGCGGATCATCTCATCGGGTTCTACCTATCTCGCGCACGCTGTCGGCGCCGGCAAGACGATGACCATGGCGGCCGCGATCATGGAACAGCGCCGGCTCGGTCTGATCGCCAAGGCGATGGTGGTCGTGCCGAGCCATTGCCTGGCGCAGGCGGCCCGCGAGTTCTTGGCGCTCTATCCCAATGCACGAATCCTCGTCGCCGACGAAACGAACTTCACGAAGGAGAAGCGGGCTCGCTTCCTCAGCCGCGCGGCGACCGCCACGTGGGACGCGATCATCATCACCCATTCGGCGTTCCGGTTCATCGCCGTGCCGCCGGCGTTCGAACAGCAGATGATCCAGGACGAGCTCGAGCTCTACGAGGAGTTGCTGACCAAGGTCGACAGCGAGGACCGTGTCTCCCGCAAGCGTCTGGAGCGGCTCAAGGAGGGACTGAAGGAACGACTGGAGGCGCTGTCCACGCGCAAGGACGGCCTGTTGACCATTTCCGAGATCGGCGTCGACCAGATTATCGTCGATGAGGCGCAGGAATTCAGAAAACTTTCCTTCGCCACCAACATGTCGACCTTAAAAGGCGTCGATCCGAACGGATCGCAGCGTGCCTGGGACCTCTACGTCAAGTCCCGCTTCATCGAGACGAAGAATCCTGGCCGCGCTCTGGTTCTTGCGTCCGGCACGCCAATCACCAATACGCTTGGCGAGATGTTCTCGGTTCAACGTCTGCTCGGCCACGCGGCGCTGGCCGAACGGGGCCTGCATGAATTCGACGCCTGGGCCTCGACCTTCGGTGACACGACGACGGAACTGGAGATCCAACCATCCGGCAAATACAAGCCCGTCAGCCGCTTCGCCTCCTTCGTCAACGTCCCTGAGCTAATCGCCATGTTCCGGTCTTTCGCCGATGTGGTGATGCCCGCGGATCTCCGCGACTACGTCAAGGTGCCTGATATCTCGACCGGTCGGCGGCAGATCCTGACAGCGAAACCGACGCAGGCCTTCAAGAATTATCAGGTGATCCTCGACGCCCGTATCAAGGCGATCGAGATGCGCGAGGGGCCGGCACAGCCCGGCGACGATATCCTGCTCTCCGTCATCACCGACGGTCGCCATGCCGCTATCGACTTGCGCCTGGTCGACGCGGACAATGACAACGAGCCGGACAACAAGCTCAACCTGCTCGTCCAGAACGCCTTCCGCATTTGGCAGGAGACGTCGCAAAGCACGTTTGTGCGACCCGACGGCAAGCCCTACGATCTCTCAGGTGCGGCGCAGATGATCTTTTCGGATCTCGGCACAATAAATGTCGAGAAGAGCCGCGGTTTTTCCGCTTACCGTTGGATCAGGGATGAGCTCGTGCGCCTGGGTGTTCCGGCATCCGAAATCGCCTTCATGCAGGACTACAAGAAGACTGAGGCGAAGCAGCGTCTATTCGCCGACGTCCGCGCCGGCAAAATCCGCTTCTTGATCGGCTCGTCGGACACCATGGGTACCGGCGTCAATGCCCAGCTCCGTCTCAAGGCGCTGCATCATCTCGACGTCCCCTGGCTGCCTTCGCAGATCGAACAGCGGGAGGGCCGGATCGTGCGCCAGGGCAATCAGCACGACGAGGTCGATATCTTCGCTTATGCCACACAAGGCTCGCTGGACGCCAGCATGTGGCAGAACAACGAACGCAAGGCCCGCTTTATCGCCGCGGCCTTGTCCGGCGACACATCGATCCGCCGGCTGGAAGATCTCGGCGAAGGGGCGGCCAACCAGTTCGCCATGGCAAAGGCGATTGCCAGCGGCGACGAGCGATTGATGCAGAAGGCGGGACTCGAGGCGGACATTGCCCGTCTTGAACGGCTGCGCGCAGCGCATGACGACGATCAGTATGCGGTGCGCCGGCAGATCCGCGACGCCGAACGCGATATCGAGATCTCGGAGCGGCGTATCATGGAAATCGGCAAGGACATCGACCGCCTCGTTCCGACCGCGGCCGACGCCTTTGCCATGACCATCGTCGGCAAGGCTCACCACGAGCGGAAGCTCGCCGGCCGTGCGCTGATGAAGGAAATTCTCACCCTCGTCCAGCTCCAGCAGGAGCAGGAAGTCGTCATCGCCTCGATTGGCGGATTCGATCTCGTCTATTCCGGTGAGCGGTTCGGCAAGGGTGACGATTATCGCTATTCGACCCTGCTTCAGCGCACCGGCGCGGACTACGAGATCGAGTTGCCGGTGACCGTGACGCCGCTCGGCGCCGTCTCCCGCCTCGAGCACGCGCTCGAGGGTTTTGGCGAGGAGCAGGAACGCTATCGCCATCGACTGTATGACGCCCACCGGCGCCTTGCCTCCTACCGCTCGCGCAAGGGCGGCCTGTTTGCGTTTTCGGAAGAACTCGCCGAGAAGCGCCGGCAGCTATGGGACGTCGACGAGGCGCTTGCAGCCGTGGCTCGCGAGGAGGGCTTATCCGCCTCGGAAGCGGCCTGA
- a CDS encoding DUF1419 domain-containing protein — MNPSPAIRKVFQGVASRPQMFRMFDRHLQRPNRWEDDAMPLYAGEWFEIGEAEHDYMFEILPPLWIRGSMFAMREFLTGSVTSVFFALRIDEAIRYFHGYCDLADQSSVETMRLAIIERESPPVRAMTRAERLEHIWSTTADDYRGYAGERWPEASRGKRTLMIYGGKGGAVLKLLEDLSDDEIAAKLPVQLRHLPSPIAA; from the coding sequence ATGAACCCCTCTCCCGCAATCCGAAAAGTTTTCCAGGGCGTCGCAAGCCGACCACAGATGTTCCGCATGTTTGACCGTCATCTCCAGCGGCCGAACCGTTGGGAGGACGACGCAATGCCGCTCTATGCCGGCGAATGGTTCGAGATCGGCGAGGCCGAGCACGACTACATGTTCGAAATCCTGCCGCCGCTCTGGATCCGCGGTTCGATGTTCGCGATGCGCGAGTTCCTGACCGGCTCGGTGACGTCAGTGTTCTTCGCACTCCGGATCGACGAGGCGATCCGCTATTTTCACGGCTATTGCGACCTTGCCGATCAATCGTCCGTCGAGACCATGCGCCTAGCGATTATCGAGCGCGAGAGCCCCCCGGTCCGGGCCATGACGCGCGCGGAACGCCTCGAGCACATCTGGAGCACTACGGCGGACGACTATCGCGGCTATGCGGGCGAGCGCTGGCCGGAGGCCTCGCGCGGCAAGCGCACCCTGATGATCTACGGCGGTAAAGGCGGCGCCGTCCTAAAGCTGCTGGAAGACCTCAGCGACGACGAGATCGCCGCCAAGCTGCCGGTACAACTGCGCCACCTCCCCTCGCCTATCGCGGCTTGA
- a CDS encoding ParB N-terminal domain-containing protein gives MQLMKVDPRALKDNPDNTRQSKSTPQADALLLATIKAVGVIQPPVIFPEAGGNGYVIEAGHRRTRMAIAAGIEEIDVIVVEAANDNGAMRSMVENIAREPLNPVDQWRGIERLVTLGWTEEAIAVALALPVRQIRKLRLLANVLPSMLDQMAKGDMPNEQQLRTIAAASSEEQKEVWKAHKPKKGDTAAWWQIANGLSKTRMYARDASFGDDLRLAYGIEWAEDLFGPADQDNRYTTNVEAFLGAQQEWMASSLPKKGAIVEVNNWGQPDLPKKAERIYGKPAKGDCTAMYLDRDGKVQSVHYRMPEPRKTDGRPGPAGDASTEPDDDINVVGKTRPEVTQKGQDMIGDFRTDALHEALARAPIEDDMLMALLVMAFAGTNVRVDSGANDTVFGPKRFQRHVARLYSADGSLSFDMDSVRVAARSVLIDVLSCRRGMSNSGVVSRIAGDAIGADGFLPNMGTEDFLLCLSRQALEAAAKSVNLVPRARVRETRAALVDHFAADAAFVLRAALFAPDPKDIADLMKHTDDVAGDDSDGAEGESIGVDGLDPMETGHDDPVADLVSNAASDEEETAYGIAAE, from the coding sequence ATGCAATTGATGAAGGTCGATCCGCGTGCGCTGAAGGACAACCCAGATAACACGCGCCAGTCGAAGTCGACGCCGCAGGCCGACGCCCTGCTTCTGGCGACGATCAAGGCCGTCGGCGTGATCCAGCCGCCAGTCATTTTCCCGGAAGCAGGCGGCAACGGCTACGTCATCGAAGCCGGCCACCGGCGCACCCGCATGGCGATCGCCGCCGGGATCGAGGAAATCGACGTGATCGTCGTCGAGGCGGCCAACGACAACGGCGCCATGCGCTCGATGGTCGAGAACATCGCGCGCGAGCCGCTCAATCCGGTCGATCAATGGCGGGGCATCGAGCGGCTGGTCACGCTCGGCTGGACAGAGGAGGCGATCGCCGTGGCGCTTGCCCTCCCCGTCCGCCAGATCCGCAAGCTCCGTCTGCTCGCCAACGTGCTGCCTTCCATGCTCGACCAGATGGCGAAGGGGGACATGCCCAACGAGCAGCAACTGAGGACGATCGCGGCCGCATCGTCCGAGGAGCAGAAGGAGGTCTGGAAAGCCCACAAGCCGAAGAAGGGCGACACGGCAGCCTGGTGGCAGATCGCCAACGGCCTCTCGAAAACCCGCATGTATGCTCGCGATGCAAGCTTCGGCGACGATCTTCGCCTCGCTTACGGTATCGAGTGGGCCGAGGACCTGTTCGGCCCGGCCGATCAGGACAATCGCTACACCACCAATGTTGAGGCTTTCCTCGGCGCCCAGCAGGAGTGGATGGCGAGTAGCCTTCCGAAGAAGGGCGCAATCGTCGAGGTCAACAACTGGGGACAGCCCGACCTGCCCAAGAAGGCCGAACGCATCTACGGCAAGCCGGCCAAGGGCGATTGCACCGCGATGTATCTCGATCGCGACGGCAAGGTGCAGAGCGTCCACTACCGGATGCCGGAGCCAAGGAAAACCGATGGGCGACCCGGCCCCGCCGGTGACGCTTCGACGGAGCCCGACGACGACATTAATGTCGTCGGCAAGACCAGGCCCGAGGTCACGCAGAAGGGCCAGGACATGATCGGTGATTTCCGTACCGATGCGCTGCATGAGGCGCTCGCCCGGGCGCCGATCGAGGATGACATGCTGATGGCGCTCCTGGTCATGGCCTTCGCCGGCACCAATGTTCGGGTCGATTCCGGCGCCAACGACACCGTGTTCGGGCCGAAGCGTTTCCAGCGTCATGTCGCGCGCCTCTATTCCGCGGATGGAAGCTTGTCGTTCGACATGGACAGCGTGCGTGTCGCCGCCCGCTCCGTTCTCATAGATGTACTCTCATGCCGGCGCGGCATGTCGAACAGTGGCGTCGTCTCGCGCATTGCCGGTGACGCGATCGGCGCGGACGGTTTCCTTCCGAACATGGGAACAGAGGATTTCCTCTTGTGCCTGTCGCGTCAGGCGCTGGAAGCCGCAGCCAAGTCGGTCAATCTCGTCCCGCGGGCGCGAGTCCGCGAAACCCGCGCGGCACTCGTCGACCACTTCGCGGCCGATGCTGCCTTCGTCCTTCGGGCGGCGCTGTTTGCGCCTGACCCGAAGGACATCGCAGATCTCATGAAACACACCGATGATGTCGCGGGCGACGATAGCGACGGTGCTGAAGGCGAGAGCATCGGTGTCGACGGGCTCGATCCGATGGAGACGGGACATGACGATCCCGTCGCCGACCTGGTGAGTAATGCGGCCTCCGACGAGGAGGAAACTGCCTACGGCATCGCGGCGGAATAG